A genomic region of Gemmata massiliana contains the following coding sequences:
- a CDS encoding efflux RND transporter periplasmic adaptor subunit: protein MSKRALWGGSCLGALLIAFTAGCRQKPAQQAGPTQPVVPVSHPVQREVTEFVEYTGRTDAVQAVGIRARVTGYLVRSPFKEGDIVRGPSTIFGARLREGDLLFEIDPRPYKAQLEQAQSQVKLGEAQLKLAEANYARAKDTFDKGAGSKQDLDTAKATVDEANARIEAAKSSVKLYDLNLSFTQVRAPISGQVSRYYYTLGNLINQDSTLLTTVVSVDPMYAYFDLDERTLLRVRTAINQGKIQIPAQRTELPVAMGLEGEPGFPHQGTIDFVNNVVNPSTGTIAVRGIFPNPKPEKGSRLLSPGMFVRIRVPIGQPRPALLVVDRALGSDQGQKYAYVVNEEHKIEYRRVKAGALQDDGLRVIEEGLKPTDWVVVGALQQLKPKMEVDPEQTAMPVPGAPAQDPSAPAPPKQ, encoded by the coding sequence ATGTCGAAACGGGCGCTTTGGGGCGGATCGTGTCTGGGGGCGTTACTCATCGCATTCACCGCCGGCTGCCGCCAGAAGCCGGCTCAACAAGCCGGTCCCACGCAGCCCGTGGTGCCGGTCAGCCACCCCGTTCAGCGCGAAGTCACGGAGTTCGTTGAGTACACCGGCCGAACCGACGCGGTCCAGGCGGTCGGCATTCGTGCCCGCGTGACCGGGTACCTGGTTCGGTCCCCGTTTAAGGAAGGCGATATCGTTCGGGGGCCGTCCACGATCTTCGGGGCGCGGCTCCGGGAAGGGGATCTCCTCTTCGAGATCGATCCGCGCCCGTACAAGGCCCAACTGGAGCAAGCCCAGAGCCAAGTGAAGCTGGGCGAAGCGCAGCTCAAACTCGCCGAAGCGAACTACGCGCGGGCAAAGGACACGTTCGATAAGGGGGCCGGGAGCAAGCAGGATCTCGATACGGCAAAAGCAACGGTCGACGAGGCGAACGCGCGGATCGAAGCGGCCAAGTCCTCGGTCAAACTGTACGACCTGAACTTGAGCTTCACACAGGTTCGCGCACCGATCAGCGGGCAGGTGAGCCGGTACTACTACACGCTCGGCAACCTGATTAACCAGGACTCCACACTGCTGACGACGGTCGTTTCGGTCGACCCTATGTACGCCTATTTCGATCTGGACGAGCGCACGCTCCTGCGGGTCCGAACGGCCATCAACCAGGGCAAGATTCAGATTCCCGCACAAAGGACCGAACTCCCGGTCGCGATGGGGTTGGAGGGGGAACCCGGGTTCCCGCACCAGGGAACGATCGACTTCGTCAACAACGTCGTTAACCCGTCCACGGGGACGATCGCGGTTCGCGGGATCTTCCCGAACCCGAAACCGGAGAAGGGGAGCCGACTGCTCTCCCCGGGCATGTTCGTGCGCATCCGGGTGCCCATCGGCCAACCGCGCCCGGCGCTCCTCGTTGTGGACCGCGCGCTCGGTTCGGACCAGGGGCAGAAGTACGCCTACGTGGTGAACGAGGAACACAAAATCGAGTACCGCCGCGTTAAGGCGGGCGCCTTGCAGGATGACGGGTTGCGGGTGATCGAAGAGGGGCTGAAGCCGACGGACTGGGTCGTGGTCGGTGCGCTCCAGCAGTTGAAACCCAAAATGGAAGTCGATCCCGAACAGACCGCCATGCCGGTTCCCGGCGCCCCGGCGCAAGATCCCAGCGCACCCGCTCCCCCCAAACAGTGA
- a CDS encoding efflux RND transporter permease subunit: MFSRFFIDRPIFASVLSIVITLAGVLALLNLPVAQYPEISPPSISVSISYPGASAQVVADTVAAPIEQQVNGVEGMLYMSSQSGNDGSYSLSVTFEIGTDLNTALVMVQNRVMLAMPQLPSEVQLQGITIRKKTPDILQVISFYSPDDRYDIIYMSNFATVNVRDELLRIDGVSDINVFGQRDYSMRAWLNPQKLAARGLTATDVAASVRAQNKEAAPGQIGLPPTLGGRAFQLTLDTRGRLVAEDEFGDIIIKAGRASRPQALVASASTGSGARSAGTLGGGFTGGAATNTGTLGDAPNLSAIFPTTTSATSSTNSSSTPATFSFPSYVTNSFPGSSATGSATLATGPATTGPALSMSSSAGASGATSSTDPTGTTTSDMTDNGSGMSANSPLGTAMPGMSSSAGATRTAPVTGGTVGTSALNGGSLDGGTTPSAAIVRLRDVARLELGSQSYTNGATFDGKPSVGLAIHLLPGANALDVAERVRMKMDELKGRFPDGIEYQIAYDTTPFIRESIQDVVQTLFEAIALVALVVLLFLQNWRAAVIPLVAVPVAIMGTFAVMLVLGFTVNNISLFGLVLAIGIVVDDAIVVVENVERWLEQGLEPREAAYKAMEEVTGPVVAIALVLCAVFVPCAFVGGITGQFYRQFAVTITASTVFSALNSLTLSPALAAILLKGKREKEKGKTLIGTVFSFLAIPFSFLLFPFSLIARLFNRGFEFGTRMYTAMVGWLLRLSLIVLVLYGGLLVATYWVFQKAPTGFVPDQDQGRLIVSIQLPDSASLERTQEIMARVDQLALNTPGVQHTASAAGMSLLMSANSSNFGTVFLILDPFEKRQRPDLTADAIMAKLRKDFAREIRDADVKIFGAAPVPGLSVASGFKVMVQDRGGIGLAELQKQTDAVVGKLQPNPATVGVLTQFRSKTPQLYLDVDRTKAQALGVPLNDVNQAMQIYLGSLYASSFNEFGRHWQVTLQAEGRYRTRIEDVNLLQVRNKWGEMVPLGTLVQLREINGPVSVTRYNLYTSAAVSGNVPPSVSSGEAINAVNAAAEQTLPRSMSIEWTELMYLQLRAGNTAIYVFALAVVFVFLALAALYESWALPLAVILVVPLCLLCSIGGVLIAHKAVDVFVQIGLVVLVGLACKNAILIVEFAEVLHREGKPRREAALEASRLRIRPILMTSLAFILGVLPLVVASGAGAEMRRSLGIAVFSGMLGVTLFGVFLTPVFFDLIQRGVDSKVFSETLSRGLGAGVLGALLGYTVAHVLVGLELARSPWAEIAGGVSGAVLANVIPPAWRWIKGHVKWER, from the coding sequence GTGTTCTCACGCTTCTTTATCGACCGACCGATTTTCGCATCGGTCCTGTCGATCGTCATCACGCTGGCGGGGGTACTGGCGCTCCTCAATCTGCCGGTTGCGCAGTACCCGGAGATCAGCCCGCCGTCGATTTCAGTTTCGATCAGCTACCCCGGGGCGAGCGCCCAGGTCGTCGCCGACACCGTGGCCGCGCCGATCGAACAGCAGGTGAACGGCGTCGAGGGCATGCTCTACATGTCCTCGCAGTCCGGCAACGACGGCTCGTACTCGCTGAGCGTCACGTTCGAGATCGGAACCGACCTGAACACCGCACTGGTGATGGTCCAGAACCGGGTGATGCTCGCGATGCCGCAACTCCCCTCGGAGGTCCAGCTCCAGGGAATTACGATCCGCAAGAAGACGCCGGACATCTTGCAGGTCATCAGCTTTTACTCGCCCGACGACCGGTACGACATTATCTACATGAGCAACTTCGCCACGGTGAACGTGCGCGACGAGTTGCTGCGCATTGATGGCGTATCGGACATTAACGTGTTCGGGCAGCGCGACTACAGCATGCGCGCGTGGCTGAACCCGCAGAAGTTGGCTGCACGCGGACTGACCGCGACCGATGTGGCAGCGTCGGTTCGGGCACAAAATAAGGAGGCCGCCCCGGGGCAGATCGGACTTCCGCCCACACTAGGCGGGCGGGCGTTCCAGCTCACACTCGACACGCGCGGCCGATTGGTTGCCGAGGACGAGTTCGGCGACATCATCATCAAGGCCGGACGAGCCAGTCGGCCGCAAGCCCTGGTCGCGAGTGCGAGTACCGGGAGCGGCGCGCGATCAGCCGGGACGCTCGGCGGTGGCTTCACTGGAGGTGCGGCGACCAACACCGGTACGCTGGGCGACGCCCCGAACCTGAGCGCCATCTTCCCCACAACGACCAGCGCGACGAGTTCCACCAACTCCTCGTCGACGCCGGCGACGTTCAGCTTCCCGAGTTACGTCACGAATTCGTTCCCGGGCAGTTCCGCCACTGGCTCAGCGACCCTCGCTACCGGTCCCGCCACGACCGGTCCGGCGCTCAGCATGTCGTCTTCGGCCGGAGCTTCGGGAGCAACCAGTTCGACCGATCCGACCGGCACGACGACCTCGGACATGACGGACAACGGGAGCGGGATGTCGGCGAATTCACCGCTGGGCACGGCCATGCCAGGGATGAGTTCTTCCGCCGGTGCGACGCGAACCGCACCTGTGACGGGCGGAACCGTCGGGACCAGCGCACTCAACGGCGGATCTCTGGACGGTGGAACGACGCCCTCTGCCGCCATCGTGCGTTTGCGCGACGTGGCGCGGCTCGAACTCGGTTCCCAGTCCTACACGAACGGCGCGACGTTCGACGGCAAGCCCTCGGTCGGGCTGGCGATCCACCTGCTCCCTGGCGCGAACGCACTGGACGTGGCCGAGCGGGTCCGCATGAAGATGGACGAACTAAAGGGACGGTTCCCGGACGGGATCGAGTACCAGATCGCCTACGATACGACGCCGTTCATCCGCGAGTCGATCCAGGACGTGGTGCAAACGCTGTTCGAGGCGATCGCGCTCGTCGCTCTCGTCGTGCTACTGTTCTTGCAGAACTGGCGCGCCGCTGTGATCCCGCTCGTCGCGGTGCCGGTGGCGATCATGGGCACGTTCGCGGTAATGCTCGTACTCGGGTTCACGGTCAACAACATCTCCCTGTTCGGTTTGGTGCTGGCAATCGGGATCGTGGTCGATGACGCGATCGTGGTGGTCGAGAACGTCGAGCGCTGGCTCGAACAGGGGTTGGAACCGCGCGAGGCCGCGTACAAGGCGATGGAAGAGGTAACCGGCCCGGTCGTGGCCATCGCGCTCGTGCTGTGTGCGGTGTTCGTGCCGTGTGCGTTCGTGGGCGGCATTACGGGGCAGTTCTACCGCCAGTTCGCGGTCACGATCACGGCCTCCACGGTGTTCTCCGCACTCAATTCGCTCACCCTCAGCCCGGCACTCGCAGCCATCCTGCTGAAAGGAAAAAGAGAAAAGGAAAAAGGCAAAACTCTCATCGGTACCGTTTTCTCTTTCCTCGCTATCCCTTTTTCCTTTCTCCTTTTTCCTTTCTCTCTGATCGCGCGGCTGTTTAACCGAGGGTTCGAGTTCGGCACGCGGATGTACACGGCGATGGTGGGGTGGTTGCTCCGGCTCAGCCTGATCGTGCTCGTTTTGTACGGCGGGTTGCTCGTCGCGACGTATTGGGTTTTCCAGAAGGCACCCACTGGCTTTGTGCCCGATCAGGACCAGGGGCGACTCATCGTCAGCATCCAGTTGCCCGATTCGGCCTCGCTGGAGCGCACGCAAGAGATCATGGCGCGCGTGGACCAGCTCGCGCTGAACACGCCCGGCGTGCAGCACACCGCGTCCGCGGCGGGCATGTCACTGCTCATGTCGGCAAACAGCTCGAACTTCGGCACCGTGTTCCTCATACTCGACCCATTTGAGAAGCGCCAGCGCCCGGACCTCACGGCCGACGCAATCATGGCGAAGCTGCGCAAGGACTTCGCCCGCGAGATCCGCGACGCGGACGTCAAAATCTTCGGCGCGGCCCCGGTGCCCGGGTTGAGTGTGGCGAGCGGCTTCAAAGTGATGGTGCAGGATCGCGGTGGGATCGGGCTTGCTGAACTCCAGAAACAAACGGACGCGGTCGTCGGCAAGCTCCAACCGAACCCCGCGACCGTGGGGGTACTCACGCAGTTCCGCTCGAAGACGCCGCAACTGTACCTCGACGTCGACCGGACCAAGGCGCAAGCGCTCGGCGTGCCGCTCAACGACGTGAACCAGGCGATGCAGATCTACCTCGGGTCGCTCTACGCGAGCAGCTTCAACGAGTTCGGTCGCCACTGGCAGGTGACGCTCCAGGCCGAGGGGCGCTACCGCACGCGGATCGAAGATGTGAACCTGCTCCAGGTACGCAACAAGTGGGGCGAAATGGTGCCACTGGGTACGCTCGTGCAGCTCCGCGAGATCAACGGGCCGGTGTCGGTGACGCGGTACAACCTGTACACTTCGGCCGCGGTGAGCGGGAACGTGCCCCCCTCTGTCAGTTCTGGGGAAGCGATCAACGCGGTCAACGCGGCCGCCGAACAGACGCTCCCGCGCTCGATGAGCATCGAGTGGACCGAGCTGATGTACCTCCAGTTGCGCGCCGGGAACACCGCGATCTACGTGTTCGCGCTCGCGGTCGTGTTCGTGTTCCTGGCACTTGCGGCCCTGTACGAGAGCTGGGCGCTTCCACTGGCCGTCATTCTGGTCGTCCCGCTTTGTCTGCTGTGCTCGATCGGTGGAGTGCTCATCGCGCACAAGGCCGTGGACGTGTTCGTGCAAATTGGATTGGTGGTGTTGGTGGGGCTGGCGTGTAAGAACGCCATTCTCATCGTCGAGTTCGCCGAGGTGTTGCACCGCGAGGGGAAACCGCGGCGCGAGGCTGCGCTCGAAGCGTCGCGGTTACGCATCCGGCCGATCCTCATGACCTCGCTCGCGTTCATCCTGGGAGTGCTGCCGCTCGTGGTCGCATCGGGTGCGGGGGCAGAAATGCGCCGGAGCCTGGGCATTGCGGTGTTCAGTGGCATGCTCGGCGTCACGCTCTTCGGGGTGTTTCTCACGCCGGTGTTTTTCGACCTCATTCAGCGTGGCGTGGATTCCAAGGTCTTTTCCGAAACCCTGAGCAGGGGATTAGGGGCAGGCGTACTTGGTGCGCTACTGGGGTACACGGTGGCCCATGTGCTCGTGGGGCTGGAGTTGGCCCGGTCCCCGTGGGCGGAAATCGCGGGTGGAGTTTCCGGTGCGGTTTTGGCGAACGTGATTCCCCCCGCGTGGCGGTGGATCAAGGGACACGTGAAGTGGGAGCGGTAA
- a CDS encoding efflux RND transporter permease subunit: protein MISHFFIDRPIFAAVLSIVITLAGAVAVFNFPVAQYPEVTPPTVVVTASYPGANALTVRDTVAAPIEEQVSGVEGMMYMSSQCTNDGTYTLTVTFKLGTNADMAQVLVQNRVSLAQPVIPTLVQREGITVKKQSPSTLMIVNLVSTNDRYRDLELSNYATIEIRDELGRLPGVAGVGYLGQRDYSMRAWLDPEKLAALNLTAADVVNAIGTQNIQVAAGQIGQQPVPKGQQFQLTINTRGRLIEPDEFADIIIKVGQGGPAGAQTSQMATSGATASGASSSSTSGSSTQANSTDQAGTAASPTGQSAAVVRLRDVVTPRREIIDETGRKQTVGGVELGAQQYDQSATLDGQPTVALTIYGLPGANALDTASGVYKKMEDLKKRFPEGMDYRIVYDTTPFVRQSVNEVFKTLRDAIILVAIVVLVFLQSWRAALIPLVAVPVAVIGTFAVMAAFKFSLNNLTLFGLVLAIGIVVDDAIVVVENVERWLEKGLEPREAARKAMDEVTGPVIAIALVLTAVFVPAAFITGVTGQFFRQFAVTIAVSTLISAFNSLTLSPALAALLLKPKDAPKDMPTRALDFVLGWFFKLFNKGFGLTTEWYAGGVKWLVRLSLIVLAVYGGLLFLTYREFTHTPTGFVPQQDKGYLLLNVQLPDSASVERTRRVMARIETIAKNMPGVDHTVGISGQSLILNANAPNLGSLYVMLKPFDQRTGDGQTADEIAASIEAQCRKEVRGANVSAFGAPPIEGLGTTGGFKIIIEDRGNLGLADLQRASDQIVADGNATPGLQGLFNSSRFDTPWVYLDIDRTKCAALGLSIDDVFNTLQYNLGSYYVNNFNEFGRNWQVNVQADPMFRDRVRGIGQLQLRNAQGNMVQLRTVMTVRDTSGPVMVQRYNMYAAAAITGNVSPGTSTGQAVPLMEGVASRALPQSMATDWTELTYLQNQAGNTAVYAFVLAVVFVFLVLAAQYESWKLPLAVILVVPMCLLFAVVGVNVGHQDISIFTQIGLIVLVGLACKNAILIVEFAKQRQEDGMSRQEAAVEASRQRLRPILMTSFAFILGVVPLVIAEGAGAEMRRSLGIAVFSGMLGVTLFGIFLTPVFFSTIQSIGWNSKPAPKHKESPYDSHAEGENEKHPAPSESERPQPQPPANTTKPE from the coding sequence GTGATTTCCCACTTCTTCATCGACCGGCCCATCTTTGCGGCGGTGTTGTCGATCGTCATCACGCTCGCGGGGGCCGTGGCCGTATTCAATTTTCCCGTCGCACAGTACCCCGAAGTCACGCCGCCTACGGTGGTCGTTACCGCGTCGTACCCCGGTGCGAACGCGCTGACCGTGCGCGACACCGTCGCGGCCCCGATCGAAGAACAGGTGAGCGGCGTCGAGGGCATGATGTACATGTCCTCGCAATGCACCAACGACGGCACGTACACGCTCACTGTCACGTTCAAGTTGGGCACCAACGCGGACATGGCCCAGGTGCTCGTGCAGAACCGCGTGAGCCTCGCGCAGCCGGTCATCCCCACGCTCGTTCAACGCGAAGGGATCACGGTCAAGAAGCAGTCACCGAGCACGCTCATGATCGTGAACCTCGTTTCCACCAACGACCGGTACCGTGACCTCGAACTGAGCAACTACGCCACGATCGAGATCCGCGACGAACTCGGCCGGCTCCCCGGGGTGGCCGGGGTGGGGTACCTGGGTCAGCGCGACTACAGCATGCGGGCGTGGTTGGACCCGGAGAAACTGGCCGCCCTCAACCTGACCGCGGCCGACGTGGTGAACGCGATCGGCACACAAAACATCCAGGTCGCAGCAGGGCAGATTGGCCAGCAGCCCGTTCCGAAGGGCCAACAGTTCCAGCTCACGATCAACACTCGCGGGCGGCTCATTGAGCCAGACGAGTTCGCGGACATCATCATCAAAGTGGGCCAGGGCGGACCGGCTGGTGCCCAGACGTCACAAATGGCCACGAGCGGAGCGACCGCGAGTGGAGCCAGTAGTTCCAGCACCTCGGGGAGTTCCACGCAAGCCAATTCGACCGATCAGGCGGGCACCGCGGCCAGTCCCACCGGGCAGTCGGCCGCGGTCGTTCGGCTGCGCGATGTTGTGACTCCGCGGCGCGAAATCATCGACGAAACCGGGCGGAAGCAGACCGTCGGCGGGGTCGAACTCGGCGCCCAGCAGTACGACCAGTCCGCGACACTCGACGGTCAGCCGACGGTGGCACTCACCATCTACGGCCTGCCCGGAGCGAACGCGCTCGATACCGCTAGTGGCGTGTACAAGAAGATGGAGGACTTGAAGAAGCGGTTCCCGGAGGGGATGGATTACCGCATCGTTTACGACACGACGCCGTTCGTCCGCCAGTCGGTCAACGAGGTGTTCAAAACGCTGCGCGACGCGATCATCCTCGTAGCGATCGTGGTGCTCGTGTTCCTTCAGTCGTGGCGCGCGGCGCTCATTCCGCTCGTGGCGGTTCCGGTTGCCGTGATCGGCACGTTCGCGGTCATGGCCGCGTTCAAGTTCTCACTCAACAACCTCACGCTGTTCGGTTTGGTGTTGGCAATCGGGATCGTGGTCGATGACGCGATCGTGGTGGTCGAGAACGTCGAGCGCTGGCTCGAGAAAGGGTTGGAGCCGCGCGAGGCCGCGCGCAAAGCGATGGACGAGGTAACCGGCCCGGTCATCGCGATCGCGCTGGTGCTGACGGCCGTGTTCGTCCCCGCCGCGTTCATTACCGGCGTGACGGGGCAGTTCTTCCGCCAGTTCGCGGTGACGATCGCGGTCAGCACGCTGATTTCCGCTTTCAACTCACTCACGCTCAGCCCGGCACTCGCGGCCCTTCTGCTGAAACCCAAGGACGCACCAAAGGACATGCCGACGCGGGCACTCGACTTCGTACTCGGGTGGTTCTTCAAGCTGTTCAACAAGGGGTTCGGCCTGACCACCGAGTGGTACGCGGGCGGGGTGAAGTGGCTCGTGCGCCTGAGCCTGATTGTGCTCGCGGTCTACGGCGGTCTGCTCTTCCTGACCTACCGCGAGTTCACTCACACGCCGACGGGCTTCGTGCCCCAACAAGACAAGGGCTACTTGCTCCTCAACGTGCAGCTCCCGGACTCGGCCTCGGTCGAGCGCACCCGGCGGGTGATGGCGCGCATCGAGACGATCGCCAAGAACATGCCGGGCGTGGACCACACGGTCGGCATTTCCGGTCAGTCGCTCATTCTGAACGCGAACGCCCCGAACCTCGGATCGCTGTACGTCATGCTCAAACCGTTCGACCAGCGGACCGGGGACGGCCAGACGGCGGACGAGATCGCGGCATCGATCGAGGCGCAGTGCCGCAAAGAGGTCCGCGGCGCGAACGTGTCGGCGTTCGGCGCCCCGCCGATCGAAGGATTGGGAACGACCGGCGGGTTCAAGATCATCATCGAGGACCGCGGGAACCTGGGGCTCGCCGACCTTCAGAGGGCGAGCGACCAGATCGTCGCCGACGGGAACGCAACTCCTGGCCTCCAGGGGCTGTTCAACAGTTCCCGCTTCGACACGCCCTGGGTCTACCTCGACATCGACCGCACCAAGTGCGCCGCGCTCGGTCTGTCGATCGACGACGTGTTCAACACGCTCCAGTACAATCTGGGGTCGTACTACGTGAACAACTTCAACGAGTTCGGCCGGAACTGGCAGGTGAACGTGCAGGCCGATCCGATGTTCCGTGACCGGGTGCGTGGAATTGGGCAACTTCAACTGCGGAATGCCCAGGGAAACATGGTGCAACTCCGCACGGTAATGACCGTGCGCGACACGAGCGGACCTGTAATGGTGCAGCGGTACAACATGTACGCCGCCGCCGCGATTACCGGGAACGTCAGCCCGGGCACGAGCACCGGGCAGGCGGTTCCGCTTATGGAGGGCGTCGCTTCGCGTGCGCTCCCACAATCGATGGCGACGGACTGGACCGAACTGACCTACCTTCAGAACCAAGCGGGCAACACCGCGGTATACGCATTCGTGCTGGCTGTGGTGTTCGTGTTCCTAGTGCTTGCAGCTCAATACGAAAGCTGGAAGCTCCCGCTCGCCGTCATTCTCGTGGTGCCGATGTGCTTGCTGTTCGCGGTCGTCGGGGTGAACGTGGGTCACCAGGACATCTCCATCTTCACGCAGATCGGGCTAATCGTGCTGGTAGGGCTGGCGTGTAAGAACGCGATCCTCATCGTCGAGTTCGCCAAACAGCGCCAGGAAGATGGCATGTCGCGCCAAGAAGCGGCCGTCGAAGCGAGCCGCCAGCGGTTACGGCCCATTCTGATGACGAGCTTCGCGTTCATCCTGGGCGTGGTGCCGCTCGTGATCGCAGAAGGTGCCGGGGCCGAGATGCGGCGCTCGTTGGGGATCGCGGTGTTTAGTGGGATGCTCGGGGTGACGCTTTTCGGGATCTTCCTGACGCCCGTGTTCTTCTCGACTATTCAGTCGATCGGCTGGAACTCAAAACCCGCGCCCAAGCACAAAGAGTCACCGTATGATTCGCACGCAGAGGGCGAGAATGAGAAGCACCCGGCGCCCTCTGAAAGCGAAAGACCGCAACCACAGCCGCCCGCAAATACTACGAAGCCGGAGTGA
- a CDS encoding DUF3987 domain-containing protein: protein MTGPLKHKIEEKTRHPRPELKVVPSPHEEATTLGPCAPWPILDRAAALHGPAGELVKAIEPHTEADPVGILFQTLVGFGSIVGRTAHFPVEADRHYGNEFLVLVGDTADGRKGTSWGHARRALALADSDWASSRIARGLSSGEGLIQEVRDPMRGDDGVRDKRLLVMEAEFANVLKQSERQGNTLSGQLRQAWEGGELRTLSKASPLRCAEPHISLIGHITSDELHRCLTASDATNGLGNRHLFVCVKRSKELPEGGNPDIGMLDACGREIGYAAAAARDVGKLERDEHARALWRSSYSALTAARPGLVGALAARAAPHVCRLSLLYALLDRAGEVQECHLRAALACWDYCEASLLHIFGHSLSDPLADQLRDVLRDTPTGLSRTEIRDMFGRNKTRGELDRALATLIRWKIAEPRHVATGGRPAERWFLCEA, encoded by the coding sequence GTGACCGGACCGCTGAAACACAAAATCGAAGAGAAAACTCGGCACCCGCGTCCCGAGCTGAAGGTCGTGCCGTCTCCCCACGAAGAAGCCACGACTTTGGGGCCGTGCGCGCCGTGGCCGATCCTTGATCGCGCCGCCGCGCTCCACGGGCCGGCCGGCGAGTTGGTGAAAGCAATCGAGCCCCACACCGAGGCGGACCCGGTCGGGATCCTGTTCCAGACCCTCGTCGGGTTCGGGAGCATCGTTGGGCGCACCGCGCACTTCCCGGTCGAGGCCGATCGTCACTACGGTAACGAGTTCCTGGTACTGGTCGGGGACACCGCTGACGGGCGCAAGGGAACGAGTTGGGGCCACGCGCGCCGGGCGCTCGCCCTCGCGGACTCCGACTGGGCCTCGAGCCGGATCGCGCGCGGGTTGTCGTCGGGCGAAGGTCTGATTCAGGAAGTGCGCGATCCCATGCGAGGGGATGACGGAGTGCGCGACAAGCGGCTCCTGGTGATGGAAGCCGAGTTCGCGAATGTGCTCAAGCAGTCCGAGCGCCAGGGGAACACGTTGTCCGGTCAGTTGCGGCAGGCGTGGGAAGGGGGCGAGCTCCGCACGTTGTCGAAGGCCAGCCCCTTGCGCTGTGCCGAGCCGCACATCTCCCTCATCGGGCACATCACGTCCGACGAGTTGCACCGGTGCCTGACTGCGAGCGATGCCACCAACGGCCTGGGTAACCGGCACCTGTTCGTGTGTGTGAAGCGCTCGAAGGAACTGCCCGAGGGGGGCAACCCGGACATCGGGATGCTCGACGCTTGTGGACGGGAGATCGGCTACGCGGCGGCGGCGGCCCGCGATGTGGGCAAACTCGAACGGGATGAGCACGCGCGAGCGTTATGGCGGTCCAGTTATTCCGCGTTGACTGCGGCCCGGCCCGGTCTCGTGGGCGCGCTCGCGGCCCGAGCCGCACCGCACGTGTGTCGCTTGTCGCTGCTGTACGCGCTACTCGATCGAGCGGGCGAGGTTCAGGAGTGCCACCTGCGCGCCGCGCTCGCGTGCTGGGACTACTGTGAGGCCTCTTTGCTCCACATCTTCGGGCACAGCCTCAGCGACCCGCTCGCGGATCAGCTCCGGGACGTGTTGCGCGACACGCCCACGGGCTTGAGCCGGACGGAAATTCGGGACATGTTCGGGCGTAACAAAACGCGCGGTGAACTCGATCGCGCCCTCGCGACCTTGATCCGTTGGAAGATCGCCGAGCCGCGCCACGTGGCCACCGGGGGCCGGCCCGCTGAGCGGTGGTTTTTGTGCGAAGCGTGA
- a CDS encoding BlaI/MecI/CopY family transcriptional regulator, with amino-acid sequence MTEREADGLPALSEVQMEIMHAVWAGGEVTVTDVWTAVAARRPVARNTVLTLMDRLVTKGWLTRRADGPAFRYAAAVSRATALGGAVRRLVDSAFAGSADALVLALIEGRGVTDDEAHRIRQLIDAARKTGDKS; translated from the coding sequence ATGACCGAGCGAGAGGCGGATGGCCTGCCGGCACTGTCAGAAGTCCAGATGGAGATTATGCATGCGGTCTGGGCCGGGGGCGAGGTGACGGTGACCGATGTCTGGACCGCTGTGGCGGCCCGCCGGCCGGTCGCTCGGAACACGGTCCTGACACTCATGGACCGCCTCGTGACTAAGGGGTGGCTCACCCGCCGGGCGGACGGCCCGGCGTTCCGCTACGCGGCGGCGGTTTCGCGGGCGACGGCACTCGGCGGGGCGGTGCGGCGGCTCGTCGATTCGGCGTTCGCCGGATCGGCGGACGCCCTCGTGCTGGCGCTGATCGAAGGTCGCGGCGTCACCGACGACGAGGCCCACCGTATCCGCCAGCTCATCGACGCGGCCCGCAAGACGGGGGACAAGTCGTGA